One segment of Carya illinoinensis cultivar Pawnee chromosome 13, C.illinoinensisPawnee_v1, whole genome shotgun sequence DNA contains the following:
- the LOC122291770 gene encoding uncharacterized protein LOC122291770 — protein sequence MESLKKFSETVVTVFSEEYLRSPTANDIARLLAVGEQRGFPGMLGSIDCMHWKWKNCPAAWKGMYSGHIHEPTIILEAVASYDLWIWHAFFGMPGSHNDINVLERSFIFTELAQGRAPPVNYTINGNDYTMGYYLADGIYPKW from the coding sequence ATGGAGAGCCTAAAAAAATTTTCTGAGACAGTAGTAACTGTTTTTTCAGAAGAATATCTAAGATCTCCAACTGCTAATGATATAGCCCGATTGCTTGCAGTTGGTGAACAACGAGGATTCCCAGGAATGCTGggaagcattgattgcatgcattggaagtggaaaaattgtcccgcagcttggaaaggtatgtactctggccacatccatgaaccaactattattttagaagcagttgcttcatatgatctctggatatggcatgccttttttggtatgcccggttcacataacgatattaatgtgctagagagatcttttatttttacggaACTTGCCCAAGGGCGTGCTCCTCCAGTCAATTACACCATCAATGGCAACGACTATACTATGGGCTATTACCTTGCGGacggtatttatcccaagtggtga